A region of Thiofilum sp. DNA encodes the following proteins:
- a CDS encoding SPFH domain-containing protein, with protein MGLWDMLTGEFVDVIDWTDNTNDTLVYRFDRQGNNIKYGAKLTVRESQMAIFVNEGEVADVLGPGMYVLETRNLPILTTLQHWDHGFNSPFKAEVYFFSMRQFTGLKWGTRNPIIVRDPEFGPVRIRAFGTYAIRITDARKFMQEITGTDRNFSVEEISDQLRDLIVTRFSTIIANSNIPVLDMAANTDQLSKYITERITPEFANYGLALTQVLIENISLPPEVEAVLDKRTSMGLVGNLDQYLKYQTAESLGKGQGNSGIEMGVGFAMANQMANSLNANPNVTPSHQVPPQTQVPPKMNPSMPPQPTEPAEWHVAMNNNTQAVGPITLSALQDHIRQGQINRDTLVWQIGMDSWQAAGSVSALTSNFASTQTTPPPLPNRAE; from the coding sequence ATGGGATTATGGGACATGTTAACGGGTGAGTTTGTTGATGTTATCGACTGGACGGATAACACTAACGACACCCTAGTTTATCGCTTTGATCGTCAAGGCAATAATATTAAATACGGTGCGAAACTCACGGTGCGTGAATCGCAAATGGCGATTTTTGTCAATGAAGGTGAGGTCGCCGACGTATTAGGCCCCGGTATGTATGTGTTAGAAACACGTAACTTACCGATTCTGACTACTTTGCAACATTGGGATCATGGCTTTAATAGTCCCTTCAAGGCTGAAGTATACTTCTTTAGTATGCGTCAGTTTACCGGTCTGAAATGGGGCACGCGCAATCCTATTATTGTACGTGATCCTGAATTTGGTCCTGTGCGTATACGCGCCTTTGGTACTTATGCGATTCGTATTACCGATGCTCGCAAATTCATGCAGGAAATCACCGGAACTGATCGTAATTTCTCAGTCGAGGAGATTAGTGATCAGCTACGTGACTTAATTGTCACACGCTTTAGCACTATTATTGCTAACTCTAATATTCCCGTGCTGGATATGGCGGCTAATACGGATCAACTCAGTAAGTATATTACCGAACGCATTACCCCTGAGTTTGCGAATTATGGTTTAGCTCTCACTCAAGTTCTGATTGAAAATATATCTCTACCTCCCGAAGTGGAGGCGGTACTCGATAAGCGTACTAGCATGGGCTTAGTGGGTAATCTCGATCAATACCTGAAATATCAAACGGCTGAAAGTTTAGGTAAAGGACAGGGGAATAGTGGGATCGAGATGGGAGTAGGCTTTGCTATGGCTAATCAAATGGCTAATAGCTTAAATGCTAATCCTAATGTCACCCCTAGCCACCAAGTGCCTCCGCAAACTCAAGTGCCACCCAAAATGAATCCAAGCATGCCCCCTCAACCGACTGAGCCTGCTGAGTGGCATGTGGCGATGAATAACAATACTCAAGCGGTGGGGCCTATTACTTTAAGTGCTTTACAAGATCATATTAGGCAAGGACAAATCAATCGAGATACTTTGGTATGGCAGATCGGCATGGATAGCTGGCAAGCAGCAGGGAGTGTAAGTGCATTAACTAGCAATTTTGCTAGTACGCAAACGACTCCGCCCCCTCTTCCTAATCGTGCCGAGTAA
- the mtgA gene encoding monofunctional biosynthetic peptidoglycan transglycosylase, whose translation MGFASRLPSIKLDLSQWNTRHLLKRLLRLAWQITLLSLGAIILIILLLRWLPVPTTAFMMGHQLSAWWNNEPTEIFYQWVDYEDISPHIALAVIASEDQLFNEHWGIDQRSTIEAIERALDGKAGGGGSTITQQVAKNLFLWSGRSFIRKGLEWGIAVLLETLWSKQRILEVYLNIAQFGRNIYGVQAASSRLFKTTPQRLTVKQAALLAAVLPAPSQFKADKPSRYVVLRQRFIERQMRLLGGVDFLEQIAD comes from the coding sequence ATGGGCTTCGCTAGCCGCCTGCCAAGCATTAAATTAGATCTTAGCCAATGGAATACTCGCCACTTACTCAAGCGTTTACTACGCCTCGCTTGGCAAATAACCTTACTCAGCTTAGGCGCTATTATCCTCATCATACTACTATTACGCTGGTTGCCCGTGCCTACTACCGCTTTTATGATGGGACACCAACTCAGTGCTTGGTGGAATAATGAACCAACCGAAATCTTTTACCAATGGGTCGATTATGAGGATATTTCCCCTCATATAGCTTTAGCAGTGATTGCCTCAGAAGATCAACTATTTAATGAGCATTGGGGTATTGATCAGCGCTCTACTATAGAGGCTATTGAGCGAGCATTAGACGGTAAAGCGGGTGGTGGGGGCAGTACGATTACCCAACAAGTCGCCAAGAATCTATTTCTTTGGAGTGGGCGCAGCTTCATTCGTAAGGGTTTAGAGTGGGGGATCGCCGTACTTTTGGAAACACTTTGGTCTAAGCAGCGCATTTTAGAGGTATATCTCAACATTGCTCAGTTTGGGCGCAATATCTACGGAGTACAAGCAGCGAGTAGTCGTTTATTTAAAACCACACCTCAGCGCCTAACAGTCAAACAAGCTGCCCTATTAGCAGCCGTTTTACCAGCTCCCTCGCAGTTTAAAGCCGATAAACCTTCGCGCTATGTAGTGTTGCGCCAACGTTTTATTGAACGCCAAATGCGTTTACTCGGTGGGGTAGATTTTCTAGAACAGATAGCCGACTAA
- a CDS encoding GAF domain-containing protein, translating to MSIKDNVWESVTRIANRIQDKALSASSLEELLLILRNSDLPIPAEEFSLVYQEYGVDKPKLLVSAGKLKGEKGFAEIFSVQIPVLLELIKSPESNSIYLTNKDDCIKGGFNGHKSVLLTPLRLSTNRNIGVFIAHSSTTDNTYDDLVQPLDMLSDRLAFYLRTNFTIRRFNSFREFQSKLLRGCFHRESDIIKALVKKLKEWFVVDKIHIFLTNPLNTNEYFFACKDSEVIDNYIDIEVRLSFKLEHWLLEVLNNIKNTPKILNKCALIKSANIKSNCKSWLGTRMAVAAGSSIGFIIIENPISEDSYEMGEDRLIDDLSDFISLLLIEFRKKLYADSLFSIKSILLNRSISFESEVYQLAQEKISIINGHVPLAIFRIEHTTKDLRLVQSTINGFCLDSVFSENLLDYIKMAERHIDSYSSEDLVDKLTIQHGFFEKLLVIPMKYNNDDLGCFLILAPKCSLSALHYIEDIVDIVTVIVDTIEKENMRFSVLVSFGQILSKIKDATKEDILSTTYNYVSKAMYSENLYIALYDKDKNEVSFPLMIVNGRPYNQPSRLLKSNKRGKTEEIILTGMPILHRTKAESKAWYNIPHHREFLGDPLASWVGVPILASEGVRGVIAVYHPTHEYFYSQESLFFLQVIANQLSVLINTIEVKDIKFGLEDLQNQLKGKVDISLEKFSKKIVNNSSLELESDDRRYFKNHFEINNFINILDGSSYELTEKTVLIFNFIKELRHEIDLSQLKSKLKRVVVIYSEIDSISKAITLSLNLRSRGIDSWLDKYENISNKDSEYTYWLKNQLSVSDFVLLIYSKSLGKLYNDKIDYLKINDLKDLYKNKLILLVYEDTKPCDISDFFSNYPVFHEKNDIPSSELSGFLLGLPLKVGNNFPKNEEKNIVDTTIINLSRHSLEGLTRNALMLHDKIEIVRKEYLLESRSEERFRLKAILDDLEKDRFDILDKIAKTKALNYE from the coding sequence ATGAGTATTAAAGATAATGTTTGGGAAAGTGTTACTCGTATTGCTAATAGAATACAGGATAAAGCTTTATCAGCTAGCTCACTAGAGGAGTTACTGTTAATACTCAGAAATAGTGATCTCCCCATTCCTGCAGAAGAGTTCTCGTTAGTTTATCAAGAGTATGGTGTAGATAAACCAAAGCTTTTAGTAAGCGCTGGTAAGCTTAAGGGGGAAAAAGGATTCGCTGAGATTTTCTCTGTGCAAATACCAGTGCTTCTAGAGTTAATCAAGAGTCCTGAAAGCAACTCTATTTATTTGACTAATAAAGATGACTGCATAAAAGGAGGTTTCAATGGTCATAAAAGTGTTTTGCTCACACCATTAAGATTAAGTACTAATAGAAATATTGGCGTTTTTATTGCGCATAGCTCAACCACAGATAATACCTATGATGATTTAGTTCAACCTTTAGATATGCTGAGTGATCGTTTAGCTTTCTATCTGCGTACTAATTTTACTATTAGGCGTTTCAATAGTTTTAGAGAGTTTCAGAGTAAGTTGTTACGAGGTTGCTTTCATCGAGAGTCTGATATTATTAAGGCATTAGTTAAAAAACTAAAGGAGTGGTTTGTTGTTGATAAAATCCATATTTTTTTAACCAATCCATTAAATACCAATGAATACTTTTTTGCTTGTAAAGATAGTGAAGTAATTGATAATTACATCGATATAGAGGTGCGCTTAAGTTTTAAGTTGGAGCATTGGCTTTTAGAGGTTTTAAATAATATAAAAAATACGCCAAAAATATTAAATAAATGTGCCTTAATTAAGAGTGCTAATATTAAAAGTAACTGCAAATCATGGCTAGGTACTAGAATGGCAGTTGCAGCGGGTAGTAGTATTGGTTTTATTATAATAGAAAACCCAATCTCAGAAGACTCCTACGAAATGGGAGAGGATAGATTAATAGATGATCTTTCGGATTTTATCTCTTTATTGTTGATTGAGTTTCGTAAAAAGCTATACGCTGATTCATTATTCAGTATTAAAAGTATTTTGCTAAATCGCTCCATATCTTTTGAGAGTGAAGTATACCAGTTAGCTCAAGAAAAAATAAGTATAATAAATGGTCATGTGCCTTTGGCTATATTTAGAATTGAGCACACTACAAAAGACTTAAGGCTGGTTCAAAGTACTATTAATGGTTTTTGTTTGGATAGTGTGTTTTCTGAAAATCTACTGGACTATATTAAGATGGCAGAAAGGCATATCGATAGCTATTCATCAGAAGATTTAGTTGATAAACTGACTATACAGCATGGTTTTTTTGAAAAACTCTTAGTAATACCAATGAAATATAATAACGATGATTTAGGCTGCTTTCTTATTCTTGCGCCTAAATGTAGTTTATCGGCTTTACATTATATTGAAGATATAGTAGATATTGTTACTGTTATTGTTGATACAATAGAAAAAGAAAATATGAGATTTAGTGTACTAGTAAGTTTTGGTCAAATACTATCTAAAATAAAAGATGCAACAAAAGAGGATATACTAAGTACTACTTATAATTATGTCTCTAAGGCTATGTACTCGGAAAATCTATATATAGCACTTTATGACAAAGATAAAAATGAGGTATCGTTTCCCTTAATGATTGTTAATGGTCGACCTTATAACCAACCAAGTCGATTGCTTAAATCCAATAAGCGAGGTAAAACAGAAGAGATAATTCTGACTGGTATGCCTATACTCCACCGAACAAAAGCTGAGTCAAAGGCTTGGTATAATATACCACATCATCGAGAGTTCTTAGGAGATCCACTAGCCTCTTGGGTTGGAGTGCCTATTTTAGCTTCAGAGGGAGTTAGGGGGGTTATTGCTGTTTATCATCCAACACATGAGTATTTTTACTCGCAAGAGAGTTTGTTTTTTCTACAAGTGATTGCTAATCAATTATCAGTTTTAATTAATACAATTGAAGTAAAGGATATAAAGTTTGGTTTAGAGGATTTGCAAAATCAATTAAAAGGTAAAGTAGATATATCACTTGAAAAATTTAGTAAAAAAATAGTTAATAATAGTAGCTTAGAGTTAGAAAGTGATGACAGAAGATATTTTAAAAATCACTTTGAAATAAATAATTTTATTAATATATTGGATGGCTCTAGTTATGAGTTAACAGAAAAAACAGTATTAATTTTTAATTTTATTAAAGAGTTACGACATGAAATTGACCTTTCTCAATTAAAATCAAAACTAAAAAGAGTTGTAGTTATTTATTCTGAAATTGATAGTATTAGTAAGGCTATAACTTTATCACTAAATCTACGCTCTAGAGGTATAGACTCTTGGTTAGATAAGTACGAGAATATTTCAAATAAAGATAGCGAGTATACATATTGGTTAAAAAATCAACTGAGCGTTTCTGACTTTGTTTTATTAATATATTCAAAATCCTTAGGAAAGCTATATAATGATAAAATAGATTATCTAAAAATAAATGATTTAAAAGACTTATATAAAAATAAATTAATTTTATTAGTTTACGAGGACACAAAGCCTTGTGATATATCTGATTTTTTTAGTAACTACCCTGTCTTTCATGAAAAAAATGATATTCCTTCAAGTGAGCTAAGTGGTTTTTTATTGGGGTTACCTCTTAAAGTTGGAAATAATTTTCCAAAAAACGAAGAAAAAAATATAGTTGATACTACTATCATAAATTTAAGCAGACATAGCTTAGAAGGGTTAACTAGAAATGCACTTATGTTGCATGATAAGATTGAGATAGTTAGAAAAGAATATCTGTTAGAGTCACGGTCTGAAGAAAGATTTAGATTAAAGGCTATACTAGATGATTTGGAAAAAGATCGCTTTGATATTTTAGATAAAATAGCAAAAACAAAAGCACTCAATTATGAATAG
- a CDS encoding toxic anion resistance protein yields MSQLQTATATQTMPPQLSVQTQNLPAIIPGTEPLPEVKPEVIVYNQVDEAKKRAIDSLLKELDMTDRSSIMMFGTKTQEQMNSISEKMLDGVKNKDIGVAGVALNDMVTAIKGFNIDELNPNKKMSWWDKLLGKATPVVKFLGKYEDVRKQIDRITDEMEGHKTQLLTDIVSLDKLYEANLDFFHKLEVYIAAGEEKLRRLDQEDIPALLAQVEANSADMVMAQQLRDLRSARDDLERRVHDLRLTRQVAMQSLPSIRLVQENDKALINKINSTLINTVPLWKNQLAQAVTIFRMSEAAGSLKRANDLTNELLEKNAETLRMGNAETRKQMERGVFDIESVKKANRALIETINDSLRIADEGKAMRAKAEAELKIMEKELRETLISAKGRVQS; encoded by the coding sequence ATGAGCCAACTTCAGACCGCTACCGCTACCCAGACTATGCCTCCTCAGCTATCGGTACAAACTCAAAACCTGCCCGCTATTATTCCGGGCACTGAGCCATTACCTGAGGTGAAACCTGAGGTAATCGTTTATAACCAAGTGGATGAAGCTAAAAAACGCGCGATTGATAGTCTACTCAAAGAACTAGACATGACTGATCGTAGTAGCATTATGATGTTTGGTACCAAAACCCAAGAGCAGATGAACTCTATTTCTGAAAAAATGCTCGACGGGGTAAAAAATAAAGATATAGGTGTAGCCGGTGTTGCTTTAAATGATATGGTTACTGCGATCAAGGGGTTTAATATTGATGAATTAAATCCCAATAAGAAAATGAGTTGGTGGGATAAATTACTAGGCAAAGCGACCCCAGTAGTAAAATTCCTCGGCAAATACGAAGATGTGCGTAAGCAAATTGACCGTATTACCGATGAAATGGAAGGTCATAAAACTCAACTCCTGACCGATATTGTGTCACTTGATAAACTCTATGAAGCCAATCTTGATTTCTTCCACAAATTAGAAGTTTATATTGCTGCTGGTGAGGAGAAGCTGCGCCGCTTGGATCAAGAGGACATCCCTGCGCTACTCGCACAAGTTGAGGCAAACTCTGCCGATATGGTCATGGCGCAACAATTACGCGATCTACGTAGTGCGCGTGACGATTTAGAGCGTCGGGTACATGATTTACGCCTAACCCGCCAAGTCGCTATGCAAAGCTTGCCTAGCATTCGTTTAGTACAAGAAAATGACAAAGCCTTAATTAATAAAATCAACTCCACCTTGATTAATACCGTGCCCTTATGGAAAAACCAACTGGCACAAGCAGTGACTATTTTCCGTATGTCAGAAGCAGCTGGCTCATTAAAACGGGCTAATGATCTGACCAATGAATTATTAGAAAAAAATGCCGAAACCTTACGTATGGGCAATGCTGAAACCCGCAAACAAATGGAGCGCGGTGTATTCGACATTGAATCGGTGAAGAAAGCTAATCGAGCCTTGATTGAAACCATTAACGACTCCCTGCGCATTGCCGATGAAGGCAAAGCGATGCGTGCTAAAGCCGAAGCTGAGTTAAAAATAATGGAAAAAGAATTACGTGAGACTCTGATTAGTGCTAAAGGGCGCGTGCAATCATAA
- a CDS encoding alanine--tRNA ligase-related protein, translating into MNLSPSLSLDAQAIGDAFLALHEQEGFTLLPPSSLLHDSVPMSFVMSAGLIQVENELEAIVLKTGGKFAFTQPCFRHFDMGQVGADPTRLSLFHMSAAFHIGSSERSTVLPRLWFFLTQVLKLDTKRLWISYLDDPELGCDEASFECWKRLGVDEAHLVGLDQEHCFWRQRSTGQIASDGKKCGPHTEIFYEREGVCAECEVGAKALGTCRCGRFVELANSLFIENYIDEAGQLIAADTVFAECVLGLERVEMVLRDLPSVYHVRRFEEWRAVLMPWLPNRSEEDEQSLAVILDHLSAFVKLTEDGAPAPGRGGRKYIMRKLARELMIRMLELGGDVNKQLQLLAQVSTSGQANTALYQEWQCFANTLKKTACY; encoded by the coding sequence ATGAATTTAAGCCCCTCCCTCTCATTGGATGCTCAAGCCATTGGTGATGCCTTTTTAGCTTTGCATGAGCAAGAAGGTTTTACCCTACTGCCTCCCTCTTCTTTGCTGCATGATTCTGTTCCGATGTCATTTGTAATGAGTGCCGGATTAATTCAAGTCGAAAATGAATTAGAGGCGATTGTGTTAAAAACAGGGGGTAAGTTTGCTTTTACTCAGCCTTGTTTTCGGCATTTTGATATGGGGCAGGTGGGAGCTGATCCCACACGGTTAAGTTTATTTCATATGTCGGCGGCGTTTCATATTGGCTCTAGTGAGCGTAGCACGGTATTGCCGCGCTTATGGTTCTTTTTAACCCAAGTTTTAAAGCTGGATACGAAGCGTTTATGGATTAGCTATTTGGATGATCCAGAGTTAGGGTGTGATGAAGCAAGTTTTGAGTGTTGGAAGCGTTTAGGGGTGGATGAGGCACACTTAGTGGGGTTGGATCAAGAACATTGTTTTTGGCGACAGCGCTCGACGGGACAGATTGCGAGTGATGGTAAGAAATGTGGACCGCATACTGAGATATTTTATGAGCGTGAGGGTGTGTGTGCTGAGTGCGAGGTGGGTGCAAAAGCTTTAGGTACGTGTCGCTGTGGGCGCTTTGTAGAATTAGCTAATTCCTTGTTTATTGAGAATTATATTGATGAAGCGGGGCAGTTGATTGCGGCGGATACGGTGTTTGCGGAATGTGTGCTGGGGCTAGAGCGGGTAGAGATGGTGCTGCGGGATTTACCGAGTGTTTATCATGTACGGCGCTTTGAGGAATGGCGGGCGGTATTAATGCCTTGGTTGCCTAATCGGTCAGAAGAGGATGAGCAATCATTAGCGGTGATTTTGGATCATCTGTCAGCATTTGTGAAATTGACCGAGGATGGAGCACCAGCACCGGGGCGTGGGGGGCGTAAGTATATTATGCGGAAGTTGGCTCGTGAGTTGATGATACGGATGTTGGAGTTAGGGGGGGATGTGAATAAGCAATTGCAGCTATTAGCTCAGGTGTCCACATCAGGTCAAGCTAATACAGCTTTGTATCAGGAATGGCAGTGCTTTGCTAACACCCTAAAAAAAACAGCGTGCTACTGA
- a CDS encoding primosomal protein N' (replication factor Y) - superfamily II helicase gives MVQPVQATTEQRFFHCESCGSNLIYHPGTTVLKCTHCGHENVIEPTGGAIKEYSFSQALRQLEQSKLKVLDNTEVIKCPNCAATFELDNNRHAGDCPFCGTPVVTSTAQARLFQPKSLLPFVITEKQAKTSFDNWINKLWFAPSALKNKARRDEKLLGIYVPYWTYDSYTDTDYTGQRGTIYYEREYVTVMVNGQPRQEIRNVAKIRWQPVSGHVRLFFDDVLVGATQTLPRTILDQIEPWDLDNLVSYQEAYLSGFTSELYQIDLDEGFDNAKQIMNERIEAAIRRDIGGDQQMINRTHTNYSQTTFKHLLLPVWSAAFRYNEKIYRFVINGRNGKTKGERPYSKVKIAFALLAGFMALGALIYYLEASGALNQMMEYGVPSSTYYYYR, from the coding sequence ATGGTACAACCTGTTCAAGCTACTACCGAACAACGTTTTTTCCATTGTGAGTCTTGTGGTTCCAATTTGATTTATCATCCCGGAACCACAGTACTCAAGTGCACCCATTGCGGACACGAAAATGTGATTGAACCCACCGGTGGTGCAATTAAAGAGTACAGTTTTTCGCAAGCACTACGTCAACTAGAACAATCGAAGCTCAAAGTACTCGATAATACTGAAGTGATTAAATGCCCTAACTGTGCGGCCACCTTTGAACTCGACAATAATCGTCATGCAGGTGATTGCCCGTTTTGTGGCACACCGGTGGTGACCAGCACGGCTCAGGCGCGTTTATTTCAGCCTAAATCGCTCTTGCCTTTTGTGATTACTGAAAAGCAAGCTAAAACCTCGTTTGATAATTGGATTAATAAACTGTGGTTTGCACCGAGTGCCTTGAAAAATAAAGCGCGGCGCGATGAGAAGTTATTGGGTATTTATGTACCCTACTGGACTTATGATAGCTATACCGATACCGACTATACGGGGCAACGCGGTACGATTTACTATGAACGTGAATATGTGACCGTGATGGTGAATGGTCAACCGCGTCAAGAAATACGTAATGTGGCTAAAATCCGTTGGCAACCTGTGTCCGGTCATGTTCGCCTGTTTTTTGATGATGTATTAGTGGGTGCAACACAAACCTTACCACGTACTATTTTAGATCAGATCGAACCGTGGGATTTAGATAACCTCGTCTCGTATCAAGAAGCCTATCTAAGCGGCTTTACTAGCGAGTTATATCAAATCGATCTGGATGAAGGCTTTGATAATGCTAAGCAGATTATGAATGAGCGTATTGAAGCTGCGATTCGCCGCGATATTGGGGGCGATCAGCAGATGATTAATCGCACCCACACCAACTACTCCCAAACCACTTTCAAACACCTCTTGCTCCCCGTCTGGTCGGCAGCATTTCGTTATAATGAAAAGATCTACCGCTTTGTCATTAATGGACGTAATGGCAAAACCAAGGGCGAGCGCCCTTATAGTAAGGTCAAAATCGCTTTTGCTTTATTAGCTGGATTTATGGCTTTAGGGGCACTCATCTACTATCTAGAGGCTAGTGGTGCACTCAATCAAATGATGGAATATGGTGTTCCAAGCAGCACTTACTACTATTACCGCTAA
- a CDS encoding sugar-binding protein, with translation MVERFCAGSRLFLGLLLLLYLYSPTTHAFYNQKSPLGTNTNEIMEEDSSVPFLDLFKTSLPFEHAKPLTKGEVRYDHNGWPIYLGAGAEAGTRFVNKLPAGTIPQGYYTVLYDGQGKIEYGIDATLVESHPGKNIILLAPGADKEFSAKLTIVKTEPNNPIRNIRILPPGGICSGNPFQRVMNASQCTGNDYLAFDRHYDKIVFNPDYLRFMRDYKVIRYMNMSGITRNPMSRWEERPRMDQATWGGPEGVRGAPLEMMIELSNRLSADAWFNLPHAANDDFVRRYARMLKTHLNPDLKVYVEYSNETWNGIFSQHAYMKSLGLQMGLDTEPMKAAYKYYSKRSVEIFRIFEQEFGGTQRLVRVMGGLTGSKGMTETMLGFGDAARYTDAFAIAPYVFGDDDALRQARTVPQVFEIMTSSKYRYSLPKVLEAIREQAAITTKFKVSLIAYEGGQHLVDWKTKTNDQHPNMLFYSANRHPQMETIYRRLLDGWKQAGGQMFVHYTSPRTYQKFGSFGTKEYITQPDREAPKHLALIRFMNANPCWWQGCANAVRRSTPRSVSELTTLESGALPSAAPVSPIEAPAPVIPSATPAPVPAPVIPNSNPKPIAFNPITPPVVNDRGYEPSIHPLTPTPNTGISITKIASFDIAHEAYTQGRAVARTVRDMGNPWQGASTYRLRNVVNGTIRGKEDLASIWQVSWDYSNLYLRVAVDDDRFFRENDKPWHDDSIEVFLNTDPRPQSQYDGLHQHHLIFRWGDSTITYGGYSARQHLNAQYAMKKFDNSYVLELIVPWPSLGMTPGMGTTLGIDIQVNDDDQGGLRKGKLSWNDKRDEAWRNPTTLGGLILER, from the coding sequence ATGGTTGAGCGATTCTGCGCGGGAAGTCGCCTATTCTTAGGGCTGCTATTACTACTTTACCTTTACTCACCCACGACTCATGCTTTTTATAATCAGAAGTCGCCTTTAGGTACTAATACCAATGAGATTATGGAGGAAGACTCCAGCGTACCGTTTCTAGATCTGTTTAAAACCTCGTTGCCTTTTGAACATGCTAAGCCTCTCACTAAAGGAGAAGTGCGCTATGACCATAATGGTTGGCCGATTTATTTAGGCGCAGGGGCTGAAGCCGGTACACGCTTTGTGAATAAACTACCCGCTGGGACAATTCCACAGGGCTATTACACCGTGCTCTATGACGGTCAAGGTAAGATTGAGTATGGTATTGATGCCACTCTAGTAGAGTCGCATCCGGGTAAAAATATTATTCTTTTAGCACCGGGGGCTGATAAAGAGTTCAGTGCCAAACTCACGATTGTTAAAACCGAACCCAATAATCCTATTCGCAATATTCGCATTTTGCCTCCGGGGGGTATTTGCTCTGGCAATCCCTTTCAGCGTGTTATGAATGCTTCACAATGTACCGGCAATGATTACCTCGCCTTTGATCGCCATTACGATAAGATTGTGTTCAATCCTGACTACTTACGCTTTATGCGTGATTACAAAGTGATTCGCTATATGAATATGAGTGGCATTACACGTAATCCTATGTCGCGTTGGGAGGAACGCCCGCGTATGGATCAAGCGACTTGGGGCGGCCCCGAAGGAGTACGCGGTGCACCCCTAGAAATGATGATTGAACTCTCCAATCGCTTAAGTGCGGATGCTTGGTTTAATCTACCTCATGCGGCTAATGATGACTTTGTACGCCGTTATGCCCGTATGCTCAAAACCCATTTAAACCCTGATCTGAAAGTCTATGTTGAATACAGCAATGAGACTTGGAATGGTATTTTTAGCCAACACGCTTATATGAAAAGCCTAGGCTTACAAATGGGCTTAGACACAGAACCCATGAAGGCGGCTTATAAATATTACTCCAAGCGCTCAGTGGAAATTTTTCGTATTTTTGAGCAAGAGTTTGGCGGTACACAGCGTCTAGTTCGAGTCATGGGTGGACTGACGGGGAGTAAAGGCATGACGGAAACTATGCTAGGTTTTGGTGATGCAGCACGTTATACCGATGCTTTTGCGATTGCACCCTATGTGTTTGGGGATGATGATGCTCTGCGTCAAGCCCGCACAGTGCCGCAAGTGTTTGAAATCATGACCAGTAGCAAATACCGTTATTCCTTGCCCAAGGTCTTAGAGGCGATTCGGGAACAAGCGGCGATTACCACAAAATTTAAAGTCTCACTGATTGCCTATGAAGGCGGACAACACTTGGTGGATTGGAAAACTAAAACCAATGACCAGCATCCGAATATGTTGTTTTATAGTGCGAATCGCCACCCTCAGATGGAAACCATTTACCGTCGTTTGCTAGACGGTTGGAAACAAGCAGGAGGGCAAATGTTTGTACACTATACCTCCCCTCGTACTTATCAGAAATTCGGTAGTTTTGGTACGAAAGAATATATTACTCAACCTGATCGTGAAGCACCTAAGCATCTCGCTTTAATTCGCTTTATGAATGCTAATCCCTGTTGGTGGCAGGGTTGCGCCAATGCAGTGCGGCGCTCAACACCCCGCTCAGTTAGTGAGTTAACCACGTTAGAGAGCGGTGCTTTACCTAGTGCAGCACCTGTTAGCCCTATTGAAGCGCCTGCTCCTGTAATCCCTAGTGCGACACCTGCTCCTGTCCCTGCACCTGTGATCCCTAACTCAAACCCTAAACCCATAGCGTTCAATCCAATTACTCCTCCCGTGGTGAATGATCGAGGCTATGAACCATCGATACATCCACTCACGCCTACGCCCAATACGGGGATCAGTATTACGAAAATCGCCTCCTTTGATATTGCACATGAAGCCTATACGCAAGGACGAGCGGTGGCACGCACTGTACGCGATATGGGTAATCCTTGGCAGGGCGCGTCTACTTATCGCTTACGTAATGTGGTCAATGGAACTATTAGGGGTAAGGAGGACTTAGCTTCCATTTGGCAGGTTAGTTGGGACTATAGCAATTTGTATTTACGGGTTGCGGTCGATGATGATCGCTTTTTCCGTGAAAATGACAAACCGTGGCACGATGATTCGATTGAGGTATTTCTTAATACCGATCCACGACCACAATCTCAATATGATGGTCTGCACCAACATCATCTGATTTTCCGTTGGGGAGATAGTACGATCACTTATGGTGGCTATTCAGCACGTCAACATTTGAATGCGCAATACGCGATGAAAAAATTTGACAATAGTTATGTGCTAGAGCTGATCGTGCCTTGGCCATCCTTGGGGATGACACCCGGTATGGGCACTACTTTAGGGATTGATATTCAAGTGAATGATGATGATCAAGGTGGCTTACGCAAAGGCAAGCTCTCATGGAACGATAAACGCGATGAAGCTTGGCGTAATCCTACTACCTTGGGTGGCTTAATCTTAGAGCGCTAA